In a genomic window of Gambusia affinis linkage group LG04, SWU_Gaff_1.0, whole genome shotgun sequence:
- the LOC122830222 gene encoding lysozyme g-like isoform X3 → MMFTAYGDINRVETSGASKETSQQDRLGYSGVRASETMAQMDSERMNNYKFKINRVGNQSGIDPALIAAIISRESRAGNALTDGQGDHGNAWGLMQVDIRYHRKEGDWDSEEHLRQATGILVHFIERIQKKFPNWSREQQLKGLAEGEDWLKGKPGSGTNHQAAGSRGPDVKRTFLFLVIACP, encoded by the exons ATGA TGTTTACAGCTTATGGAGACATCAATAGAGTTGAAACTTCAGGTGCTTCTAAGGAAACCTCTCAGCAGGATAGACTGGGTTACTCTG GTGTGAGGGCATCAGAAACCATGGCCCAAATGGATTCCGAAAGAATGAATAACTACAAATTCAAAATCAACAGAGTGGGGAATCAGTCTGGTATTGATCCAGCCCTTATTGCTGCTATCATCTCCAGAGAGTCCAGAGCTGGAAACGCCCTGACTGACGGTCAGGGGGATCACGGTAACGCCTGGGGACTCATGCAG GTGGATATTAGATATCACCGTAAGGAAGGAGACTGGGACAGCGAGGAGCATCTCCGCCAAGCTACAGGGATCCTTGTTCACTTCATTGAAAGGATTCAGAAAAAGTTCCCGAACTggagcagagagcagcagctgaaag GACTGGCTGAGGGAGAAGACTGGTTGAAAggcaaaccaggaagtggaacaaaccATCAGGCTGCTGGAAGCAGGGGACCTGATGTTAAAAGAACTTTCCTCTTTCTAGTTATAGCATGtccttaa
- the LOC122830218 gene encoding N-acetylmuramoyl-L-alanine amidase-like yields the protein MISFQFTFLVLALNFLTVYNRPAGINVRNMESFIQAVQQVEDSNPGLSPLALVRALRRTAGHDDQMTIHFLGASHNLSDTEGLEGSILNATSFSFFDKAIHHIVTDNGEERGVVLAPDGTTVALAPLLLAIESGLKAKMEGTEALGLFPLSLGRTLGLSFLSLQDIPPSMRLGPNGCWDNVEQPKVFKISRPATLATDAVINGGMDGLLLGMHLSKLPASEQPQALSEILRGYYNFTLTEKQGIDAVTSYISPKRRQLSRQLLEPLDLHTEVMTTLTLVWKLEKTEWIAQDSGLGKAVQEGLKTFMHRYLDCPQIIPRCQWGAKASRDTPIPLSLPLKFLYVHHTYEPSAPCLSFSSCSRNMRSMQRFHQEDRGWNDIGYSFVVGSDGYVYEGRGWSHVGRHTRGHNALGYGVSIIGNYTAALPSRHAMDLLRNHLALCAVNGGGLTGNYTIQGHRQVVNYTSCPGDALFSEIRSWEHFRG from the exons ATGATTTCTtttcaatttacatttttggttcTTGCTTTAAACTTCTTAACCGTCTACAACAGGCCAGCAG GCATCAACGTGCGTAACATGGAGAGCTTCATCCAAGCTGTGCAGCAGGTTGAAGACTCCAACCCTGGTCTGTCGCCCCTGGCTCTGGTTAGAGCTTTGCGGAGGACGGCTGGCCACGATGATCAGATGACCATCCATTTCTTAGGCGCGTCGCATAATCTCAGTGACACAGAGGGTTTGGAGGGATCAATCCTAAATGCAACATCTTTCAGCTTTTTTGACAAAGCTATTCACCACATTGTGACTGACAACGGTGAGGAGCGCGGGGTGGTCCTCGCTCCGGACGGGACCACGGTTGCTCTTGCACCCCTACTGTTAGCGATTGAATCAGGACTGAAAGCCAAGATGGAAGGAACCGAAGCTCTTGGGCTCTTTCCTCTGTCCCTCGGTAGGACGTTGGGCCTGTCGTTTCTAAGCCTTCAGGACATCCCACCATCCATGCGTCTGGGTCCCAACGGGTGCTGGGACAATGTGGAGCAGCCAAAGGTGTTTAAGATATCTCGGCCTGCCACTCTGGCCACAGATGCTGTTATAAATGGTGGCATGGATGGACTTCTACTGGGCATGCATCTCAGCAAATTGCCAGCATCTGAGCAGCCTCAGGCCCTCAGTGAGATCTTAAGGGGATActataatttcactctgactgaGAAACAAGGCATTGATGCTGTGACAAGCTACATTAGCCCGAAGAGAAGGCAACTTTCAAGGCAACTTCTGGAGCCACTTGATCTTCACACTGAAGTGATGACGACACTAACACTGGTCTGGAAGCTGGAGAAGACAGAATGGATTGCTCAGGACTCTGGTTTGGGAAAGGCGGTGCAGGaaggattaaaaacatttatgcacAGGTACCTGG ATTGCCCTCAGATCATCCCTCGCTGCCAGTGGGGGGCGAAAGCTTCACGGGACACACCGATTCCACTCTCCCTCCCACTCAAGTTTCTCTATGTTCACCATACTTACGAGCCTTCGGCGCCTTGTTTATCTTTCTCAAGCTGCTCCCGTAACATGAGGTCCATGCAGCGTTTTCACCAAGAAGATCGTGGATGGAATGACATTGGATATAG CTTTGTGGTCGGATCAGATGGTTACGTCTATGAAGGACGGGGTTGGAGCCACGTCGGCAGACACACCAGGGGACACAATGCCTTGGGCTACGGCGTGTCCATCATCGGAAACTACACGGCCGCACTGCCGTCTCGCCACGCCATGGACCTGCTGCGGAACCACCTGGCGCTCTGCGCTGTGAATGGAGGAGGACTGACAGGAAACTACACCATCCAAGGCCACAGGCAGGTGGTGAACTACACCTCCTGTCCCGGAGATGccttgttttcagaaataagaAGCTGGGAACATTTTAGAGGATGA